Genomic segment of Methanobrevibacter woesei:
GCCTTTTTGGTTCGATTATATTTATATAGAGAGTATAATAAACAAAATTATTAGACAAAAGATTATATCTAACTTGTATAATTATTCTTTTTTCTTTTCTGATAAAATAAACAAATATTATTAGTTTTTTATTGAATTTAAAAAGAATGTCCTTTCTGCACATACATTAGATTTTTAGGTATGCCTAAATTATTAATTGAGAGAAAGATGACTTTAGATTAAAAAAAAGAGCAGAAAATAAAGATGCAATAATAGATACGATTTTTTATCTTATTTAAACCTAAAAAGGTGATATTAATGGAAATAAATAAAAATGAAAATAAATTTTTTACATTACTAAATTTTTCAGGTAGCTATAAAATATTTACAATAATTGGATGTATTTTATCAGCTATTAGTGCTATTTTTTTATTAATTCCTTTTATATACATTTGGAAATTCATTGAAGCATTATTCATCGTATTTCCAAATTTTTCTCAAGCACAAAATTTAGAATATTATGCATTTATGGCCATTCTATTTGCAGTTCTGGGAATAATAATTAATTTTATAGGTTTAATGTGCACTCATGTTTCTGCATTTAGAAATGAAAGAAATATGAAATATAAAACAATGAAACATATCTTAACTTTACCATTAGGATATTTTCAAAAGAATACAAGTGGAAGTTTAAGAAAAAGAATTGATTACAGTACATCAACAACAGAAGGATTTTTAGCTCATCAATTACCGGATTTAACAGGAGCTATTGTAACACCAATTGCATTTTTCATAATTTTATTTAGTTTCAACTGGATTTTAGCATTGGTTTCCTTAATTCCAATTATTATCTCATTTATACTTTTAATGACAATGATAAGTGGAGAATCACAAAAATTCATGGTTGACTATCAAAAATCTTTAGAAAAAATGAATAGTGAAGCAGTGGAATATGTTCGTGGAATTCCAGTTACAAAAACATTCCAACAAACCATTTATTCATATAAAAACTTCTACAAATCAATTAGAGATTATAGAAAATTTGTAAGCAGATACACATTTTCCTGGCAATTACCAATGAGTTCTTTTACTGTTTCTGTAAATGGATTCTTTGCTGTACTTATACCTGCAGGAATACTTTTAATTGGATCAATAGCTAACACTGATTTCTTATTAAGCTTCGTATTTTACGTTATTTTAACTCCATTTTGTAGTGTGATGCTAAATAAAGTAATGATGGTAAGTCAAGAATGGTTTATGGCCAGAGAAGCATTAAAAGAAATAGAAAACATTTTAGATGAAAAACCATTATCTGAACCAGTAAATCCACAATCCCCACAGGAATACTCAATAGAATTTGAGGAGGTTTATTTTGATTATGACAAAAGTGAAACTAATGAAAAACACACACTCAATAATATCAACCTTAAAATTAAAGAAGGTGAAACAGTTGCATTAGTTGGACCCTCAGGAGGAGGAAAAACAACAATAGCCTCATTAATACCTAGATTTTGGGATGTAGACAAAGGAAATATAACAATTGGGAATGTAAACATTAAAGATATCTCTCAAAAAGAGTTAATGGAAAAAATTTCCTTTGTATTTCAAGACACTCACTTATTAAAAGATAGTATTTACAACAACATTGCAATGTCTAAAGAAAATGCAACAAGAAAAGAAGTATTGAAAGCTCTTAAACTAGCCCAATGCGAAGATATATTAGAAAGACTTCCTGCAGGAATTAATACAATAATTGGAAAAGAAGGAACCTACTTTTCAGGAGGAGAACAACAACGTATTGCCCTTGCAAGAGCAATTCTCAAGGATGCTCCAATTATCATTTTAGATGAAGCTACAGCACTTGCAGATCCTGAAAATGAATTAAAAATTCAAAAAGCTATTAGTGAAATAACAAAAAATAAAACTGTTTTAATGATAGCTCATAGGTTATCCACTATTAAAAATGTAGATAAAATATTTGTAGTGAATGAAGGTGAAATAATTGAAGAAGGCTCACATTCACAATTAATTGAATCAAATGGAGTTTATGCAGATATGTGGAAGGAATTTAATGAATCTGTGGAATGGAAAGTTAAAAACACTTCAGATGAAAAAAATGGTGATAACAATGATTGATTATTTATCTAAAAAATTTGCATTAACAAGAAATGGTTCAAAAGAATTAATGAAAGGAATGATTTATACAGCTCTTTTAAACATAAGTATAATGATTCCTGTTGGATTATATGTTCTTGTTCTCTATTTATGGATGGAACCCTTAATTACAGGTAAATCATCTGAAATTAATTTATGGATATTTATCATTGCAATTCTCATTGTTCTAGCAGTTATTTTCTTATTTGCATGGAAACAATATCATGCAGTTTATAATACAACATATCGTGAAAGTGAAATTAGAAGAGTGAATCTTGCTGAAAGTCTACGTAAATTACCTTTATCATTTTTTGAAAATAGAGACTTATCAGATCTTACTACCACAATAATGGGAGATTGTACAGACTTAGAACACACTTTCTCACATGCAATTCCACAGCTATTTGGTTCTATTTTATCTGTAGTCATTGTAGCTATTTCTCTATTCTCTATTGATTATAGATTATCTATTGCTCTTTTATGGGTAGTTCCAGTTGCATTTATTATAATATACGCATCTAAAAGCCTACAACAAAAAGGAGGTAAAGACGTAATAGCTAAAACAAGAGCATGTAGTGATGGAATCCAAGAATGTATTGAAACAATGATTGATTTAAAGTCATATAATTATGAAAAAGAATATCTTTACACATTAGATAATAAAATTAAAAATGTGGAAAAATCAAGAATTAAAAGTGAATTAATGGGTGCTGCAGGAGTAGTAACCGGACATATGTTTTTAAAATTAGGGATGCTATCTGTTATGCTTATAGGAGCTTATTTAATAGTTGGCAATAGTGTTTCAATTTTTGCATTTCTATTATTTTTAATTGCATCAGCTATGATTTATACTCCAATTGAAAATTCGTTATTGTTCTTATCTGAGATATTTAACTCTGAAATTAAAATCAAAAGAATGAGAAACATTAATGACCAAGTAATGAAAGGTGGAACAACAGATTACAATCTAAATAGTTATGATTTGAAATTTAGTGATGTTGAATTTAATTATGATAGTTCTGACACTGTACTAAAAAATATTAATTTTACTGCCAAACAGGGAGAAGTTACAGCACTTGTTGGACCTTCAGGATGCGGAAAAAGTACAATTACCAAATTAGCTGCTAAATTTTGGAATCCTACAAAAGGTAAAGTGGAGTTAGGTGGTGTAAATTTATATGATGTAGATTCAGAAAAAATTCTTGAAAATTATGCTATTGTTTTCCAAGATGTAGTTCTATTTAATGACACTATCAAAGCAAATATCAAAATTGGATCAAGAGATGCAACTGATGAAGAAATAAAAGAAGTTGCGAAAATAGCTCGCTGCGATGAATTTATTGAAAAATTACCTGATGGTTATGACACTATTATTGGTGAAAATGGAGCATTACTTTCTGGAGGGCAAAGACAAAGAATTTCAATAGCTAGAGCATTACTTAAAGATGCACCAATCATCCTTTTAGATGAAGCCACTTCCTTTTTAGATGTTGAAAATGAATCTGAAATACAAAAAGCAATTTCTGCTTTAATTAAAAATAAGACTGTTATTGTAATAGCTCATAGAATGCGTACAATTGCAAATGCAGATAAAATAATTGTTTTGGATAAGGGAGCTATTATTGAAGAGGGTTCTCCTAATGAACTTTTAGAAAATAATGGTTTATTTGCTAAAATGGTCAATATTCAAAAGGAAAGTAGTAACTGGAATATTTAACTTTTCTTTTATTTTTTTTAAAATTTTTCAAAATGTAATATAAATTTTACATTATTTAATTAATTAAAAACAATGTTAACTTATTCAGATTTAATATCAATAAGTTAATTACACTATTTTTATGAAAATAACTAATTTAAATAAAAATATTAAAGATTAAACCCAAAATAGCTATTTATTTAAATAAAAACTAATCCAAAACATTTAAATATAATGTAATGTAATTTTTACATATGTAAGAAATAGTTTACATGAACTTATTGAAAGAGATGAGAAAAAATGACTGAATATGTAATTGAAACCTATGACCTTACAAAGAAATTCAAAAAAGAATATGGAGTAAACTCCATAAACATGAAAGTAGAAAGGGGGAAAATCTACGGATTACTTGGAAAAAATGGGGCTGGTAAAACCACAACCATGTCCATGCTTCTAAGTTTATCTAATCCAACATCTGGAGAAATCCACATATTTGGAAAAGATATTAAAAAACATCCAAAAGAGATTTACCCAAGGATTGGTTCTATTTTAGAAACTCCTGGTTTTTATGAAAACCTTACTGGAGAAGAAAACCTAAAAATCTTTACAAAGCTTAGAGGTGTTTACAACAAGAAAAATATAAAATCTGCACTTAAAATGGTTTCACTAGATGGTGAAAAAGATAAAATATTTAAAAAGTACTCTCTTGGAATGAAGCAACGCCTTGCAATAGCTGCATCTATTGTACATAACCCGGATTTATTAATTCTTGATGAACCTATTAATGGTCTTGATCCAATTGGAATAAAAGAAATGAGAAATCTATTTAAAAAATTAGTAGATGAATTCGGCATTACAATACTAATATCTAGCCATATCCTCTCTGAAATTGAACATATAGCTGATGTAATTGCAATAATGGACAATGGTGAATTAATTGAAGAAATAAACA
This window contains:
- a CDS encoding ABC transporter ATP-binding protein, translating into MEINKNENKFFTLLNFSGSYKIFTIIGCILSAISAIFLLIPFIYIWKFIEALFIVFPNFSQAQNLEYYAFMAILFAVLGIIINFIGLMCTHVSAFRNERNMKYKTMKHILTLPLGYFQKNTSGSLRKRIDYSTSTTEGFLAHQLPDLTGAIVTPIAFFIILFSFNWILALVSLIPIIISFILLMTMISGESQKFMVDYQKSLEKMNSEAVEYVRGIPVTKTFQQTIYSYKNFYKSIRDYRKFVSRYTFSWQLPMSSFTVSVNGFFAVLIPAGILLIGSIANTDFLLSFVFYVILTPFCSVMLNKVMMVSQEWFMAREALKEIENILDEKPLSEPVNPQSPQEYSIEFEEVYFDYDKSETNEKHTLNNINLKIKEGETVALVGPSGGGKTTIASLIPRFWDVDKGNITIGNVNIKDISQKELMEKISFVFQDTHLLKDSIYNNIAMSKENATRKEVLKALKLAQCEDILERLPAGINTIIGKEGTYFSGGEQQRIALARAILKDAPIIILDEATALADPENELKIQKAISEITKNKTVLMIAHRLSTIKNVDKIFVVNEGEIIEEGSHSQLIESNGVYADMWKEFNESVEWKVKNTSDEKNGDNND
- a CDS encoding ABC transporter ATP-binding protein: MIDYLSKKFALTRNGSKELMKGMIYTALLNISIMIPVGLYVLVLYLWMEPLITGKSSEINLWIFIIAILIVLAVIFLFAWKQYHAVYNTTYRESEIRRVNLAESLRKLPLSFFENRDLSDLTTTIMGDCTDLEHTFSHAIPQLFGSILSVVIVAISLFSIDYRLSIALLWVVPVAFIIIYASKSLQQKGGKDVIAKTRACSDGIQECIETMIDLKSYNYEKEYLYTLDNKIKNVEKSRIKSELMGAAGVVTGHMFLKLGMLSVMLIGAYLIVGNSVSIFAFLLFLIASAMIYTPIENSLLFLSEIFNSEIKIKRMRNINDQVMKGGTTDYNLNSYDLKFSDVEFNYDSSDTVLKNINFTAKQGEVTALVGPSGCGKSTITKLAAKFWNPTKGKVELGGVNLYDVDSEKILENYAIVFQDVVLFNDTIKANIKIGSRDATDEEIKEVAKIARCDEFIEKLPDGYDTIIGENGALLSGGQRQRISIARALLKDAPIILLDEATSFLDVENESEIQKAISALIKNKTVIVIAHRMRTIANADKIIVLDKGAIIEEGSPNELLENNGLFAKMVNIQKESSNWNI
- a CDS encoding ABC transporter ATP-binding protein; the protein is MTEYVIETYDLTKKFKKEYGVNSINMKVERGKIYGLLGKNGAGKTTTMSMLLSLSNPTSGEIHIFGKDIKKHPKEIYPRIGSILETPGFYENLTGEENLKIFTKLRGVYNKKNIKSALKMVSLDGEKDKIFKKYSLGMKQRLAIAASIVHNPDLLILDEPINGLDPIGIKEMRNLFKKLVDEFGITILISSHILSEIEHIADVIAIMDNGELIEEINIQELHNKADKYINLETSDIEKSIEILGECGLKENIDFVRNYDNPNAIKLLSNFDNRAEIVKVLVLNKISIFRLELIEESLEDYFTNLLDTHVYVQ